Proteins encoded by one window of Polyangiaceae bacterium:
- a CDS encoding DUF692 family protein, whose protein sequence is MAQSRTPQHGVGLRTKHYPEVLQSGMPLGLIEAITENFIDRGGRPRKVIERVRQDSPIAFHGVSLSVGGAAPLDREFLQRLRTLASELEASWVSDHLCFGRVGKHYGHDLWPLPFTEESLSHVAARIREAQDILGQQILLENVSSYVEYAESTLTEWEFLAALVRESGCALLLDVNNVFVSAFNHGFSAEEYIQGIPQGCVRQLHLAGHLDKGDFLLDNHGSQVPDGVWQLYRQVVRRFGAVPCIIEWDENVPELPRLLEESATAARIEAEELPHFIASAVEASVSPSEFGGEVQRIAPTLAASDSKTATLQQLFWRSVRYDPAPPEVDQEFLDRGAMSGRDRMAVYRNMYWFRQVDALFDSFPRLARALGTEHFTKLITRYISAYPSEHFALEYLGRCLPQKILEEISASSEPRTENGRSILKAAHADLASLEWAHLFAFLAADHEALDTSAIDPTRFGDSRLAWAPCLQVVEVTQLALDAWDQLKEDGSKLPSESALAFDSEVVPSEREQCIRKVAIWRKNLFSHHVTLEADEARALESARAGASLAAVCDGFQDAEDPVGRAFGVLRGWFSRGWIVALEEISAEHAAPSVEKVLAG, encoded by the coding sequence ATGGCTCAATCTCGAACACCCCAGCACGGCGTCGGACTCCGCACCAAGCACTACCCTGAAGTGCTGCAGAGCGGGATGCCCCTCGGGCTGATCGAGGCCATCACTGAGAACTTCATCGATCGTGGGGGACGGCCGCGCAAGGTCATCGAGCGCGTGCGTCAGGACTCGCCCATCGCGTTCCACGGGGTCTCCTTGTCGGTGGGAGGGGCGGCGCCGCTCGACCGCGAGTTTTTGCAGCGCTTGCGCACCTTGGCTTCCGAGCTCGAGGCGAGCTGGGTGAGCGACCACCTGTGCTTTGGTCGCGTCGGCAAGCACTATGGCCACGACCTGTGGCCGCTGCCGTTTACTGAAGAATCCTTGAGCCACGTTGCCGCGAGGATCCGTGAGGCGCAGGACATCCTGGGCCAGCAGATCCTGCTGGAGAACGTGTCGAGCTATGTGGAGTACGCCGAGAGCACACTCACGGAGTGGGAGTTCTTGGCGGCGCTGGTGCGCGAGAGCGGGTGCGCGCTCTTGCTCGACGTGAACAACGTCTTCGTCAGCGCGTTCAATCACGGCTTCTCCGCAGAAGAGTACATTCAGGGGATTCCTCAAGGATGTGTTCGCCAGCTGCACCTGGCGGGTCACCTAGACAAGGGCGATTTCCTGCTGGATAATCACGGCTCTCAGGTGCCCGACGGCGTCTGGCAGCTCTACCGCCAAGTGGTGCGGCGCTTCGGTGCGGTGCCCTGCATCATCGAGTGGGACGAAAACGTCCCGGAGTTGCCGCGCCTGCTCGAAGAGAGCGCGACCGCCGCACGCATCGAGGCAGAGGAGCTGCCTCACTTCATCGCCAGCGCCGTCGAAGCTTCCGTCAGCCCTTCCGAGTTCGGGGGGGAGGTCCAGCGCATAGCCCCCACACTTGCCGCCAGCGACTCCAAGACAGCGACTCTGCAGCAGCTGTTCTGGCGCTCTGTCCGCTACGACCCGGCGCCGCCCGAAGTCGACCAAGAGTTCTTGGATCGCGGCGCGATGAGCGGGCGCGATCGCATGGCGGTGTATCGGAACATGTACTGGTTCCGTCAGGTGGATGCGCTGTTTGACAGCTTTCCGCGGCTGGCCCGCGCGCTGGGGACGGAGCACTTCACCAAGCTCATCACGCGTTACATCAGCGCGTACCCCTCGGAGCACTTTGCCCTCGAGTACTTGGGGCGCTGCCTGCCACAGAAGATCCTCGAGGAAATAAGCGCCAGCTCAGAGCCGCGTACGGAGAACGGTCGCAGCATCCTGAAGGCTGCTCACGCGGACCTTGCGAGCTTGGAGTGGGCACACCTCTTCGCCTTCCTCGCGGCGGATCACGAGGCGCTGGACACCAGCGCGATCGATCCAACGCGCTTTGGCGACTCCAGGCTGGCCTGGGCGCCGTGCTTGCAAGTGGTCGAAGTGACTCAGCTCGCGTTGGATGCTTGGGACCAGCTCAAGGAAGATGGCTCCAAGTTGCCGAGCGAGTCTGCCCTGGCGTTCGACTCCGAAGTGGTACCCAGCGAGCGTGAGCAATGTATCCGTAAGGTAGCGATTTGGCGCAAGAACCTGTTCTCGCATCACGTTACCTTGGAGGCTGACGAGGCGCGCGCGCTCGAGAGCGCACGCGCTGGTGCATCCCTCGCCGCCGTCTGCGACGGCTTTCAAGACGCTGAGGATCCCGTGGGGCGCGCCTTCGGGGTGCTGCGCGGCTGGTTCAGCCGCGGCTGGATTGTCGCCTTGGAGGAGATCTCCGCGGAGCATGCAGCGCCGAGCGTGGAGAAGGTGCTCGCCGGCTAG
- a CDS encoding phosphatase PAP2 family protein — protein sequence MDAHFHVDPITDGAILSVGVGFSGLLEWIIGTGELRPQQPGETDRLLPIDRGVVELEPSTTATIVSNVGALGTVAYAVGTTLESGLRGGVTRALVDGMIYAETAALTLAVTDLAKISVRRPRPSAYRARDERVAQGLSPDLSGTDNALSFFSGHAAITAALSTTATYLAFAREKSPLRGYLTLTGGVIVTGLVSWGRVYGGKHFPTDVIAGTMAGMGVGLLVPHLHRQDDESTPLWVAFAPVGGGSGVSAGGTF from the coding sequence GTGGATGCGCACTTTCACGTCGACCCCATCACCGACGGCGCGATCTTGAGCGTCGGCGTGGGCTTCAGTGGCTTGCTCGAGTGGATCATCGGCACCGGTGAGCTGCGACCGCAACAGCCTGGCGAAACTGACCGGCTGCTACCCATCGACCGCGGAGTAGTGGAGCTCGAGCCAAGTACCACAGCCACCATCGTCTCGAACGTGGGTGCCTTGGGAACGGTGGCGTACGCAGTCGGAACCACACTCGAGAGCGGCCTGAGAGGCGGCGTCACCCGCGCGTTGGTTGACGGGATGATCTACGCGGAAACGGCTGCGCTCACCCTCGCGGTGACCGACCTCGCGAAGATCTCCGTACGGCGTCCCCGCCCCAGCGCCTACCGAGCGCGCGATGAACGAGTCGCTCAAGGTCTCTCGCCGGACCTCTCGGGCACCGATAACGCACTGTCGTTCTTTTCAGGCCACGCGGCGATCACCGCCGCGCTATCGACGACCGCTACGTATTTGGCCTTCGCAAGGGAGAAGTCCCCGCTCCGAGGGTACCTGACGCTCACGGGAGGTGTCATCGTCACGGGCCTCGTCAGCTGGGGCCGCGTCTACGGCGGCAAACATTTCCCCACGGATGTAATTGCCGGCACCATGGCGGGCATGGGTGTTGGTCTCTTGGTGCCCCACCTGCACCGGCAGGACGACGAGTCGACGCCGCTCTGGGTCGCCTTCGCGCCTGTCGGTGGAGGCTCTGGCGTCAGCGCCGGTGGTACCTTCTAA
- the purL gene encoding phosphoribosylformylglycinamidine synthase → MSEVSQAVRGADPSRVLVLPGQPALSEFRTERLLAEAKSVAVGLSGVYAEFVHVAYLATRDALNASQLETLQALLVYGPTLPQKNPHGTKRIVVPRPGTISPWSSKATDIALICGLQGLERLERGIVYSLEGSLSEAEVAAVDALLHDRMTQVVFGSDQELISLFAHQPASSFNRFPVREQGRSALVRANQELGLALAEDEIDYLVNAFGELGRDPSDVELMMFAQANSEHCRHKIFKADWLIDGAEQPHSLFAMIQNTYKTTPEHVLSAYSDNAAVMEGSLGARFFADPISAEYISVEEPTHVLMKVETHNHPTAISPYPGASTGSGGEIRDEGATGRGAKPKAGLTGFSVSNLRIPGFEQPWEASGVGKPERIVGALDIMLEGPLGGAGFNNEFGRPNILGYMRSLEVAFPHVSGHSEVRGYHKPIMLAGGLGNVRPAHVLKEKIPEGAPIVVLGGPAMLIGLGGGAASSMASGSSHADLDFASVQRDNPEMQRRCQEVIDRCWALGDANPILSIHDVGAGGLSNALPELVHDSDRGADFELRKVPNAEPGLSPLEIWCNEAQERYVLALDQARLEEFERIAKRERCPYAIVGVATREERLLLSDERFDNRPIDLPLEVLFGKPPKMTRDVQRPKPRGTNFELGAVKLGEAARRVLALPSVADKTYLISIGDRTVTGLIARDQMVGPYQVPVADCALTLLDYTGFAGEAMSMGERTPVALLDAKASARMAVGEALTNLAAAPVESLGRVKLSANWMCAAGHPGEDTALYDAVQAVGLELCPALGLTIPVGKDSMSMRTLWSEVDGETGEQSQKSVTSPLSLIVSAFAPVSDVRKQLTPELRLDQGETALLLVDLGGGACRLGGSALCQVYGHVGSGAPDVDDAAKLKHFFAAIQELNSQGLLLAYHDRSDGGLFVTLCEMAFAAGCGVDVSLEAATAKLNDGDAEQRALRALFNEELGAVLQIKKSDALAVDEVFERHGLGNVCHALGQPTADSKLSFKLDGQVLFSAPRHELRRIWSETSSRMQQLRDNADVVKSELELVSAEAPAPFSAQLSFDPLEDVARAVSSASERPSVAILREQGVNGQVEMAAAFVRAGFRAVDVHMSDVLAGKVDFDQFRGLAVCGGFSYGDVLGAGEGWAKSILFNAGAREGFTRFFQREDTFTLGVCNGCQMLSNLRGIIPGAAHFPRFVKNLGEQFEARLSLVRVEESPSVLLKGMAGSRIPIAVAHGEGRVEVTDAGALEALDSSGLVGLRFCTPSGDQASLYPQNPNGSPRAITGLCSRDGRVTLMMPHPERVFRGVQLSWRPREWDADVSPWLRLFRNARAFVG, encoded by the coding sequence CTGAGTGAAGTCAGCCAAGCCGTTCGCGGTGCCGACCCGAGTCGGGTCCTGGTGCTGCCGGGGCAACCGGCGCTCTCGGAGTTTCGCACCGAGCGACTGCTCGCCGAGGCCAAGAGCGTCGCCGTGGGCCTCAGCGGCGTGTACGCAGAGTTCGTTCACGTCGCGTACCTGGCGACGCGCGACGCCTTGAATGCCTCTCAGCTAGAGACGTTGCAGGCCCTGTTGGTCTACGGCCCTACTCTCCCCCAGAAAAATCCGCACGGAACCAAACGTATCGTGGTGCCGCGCCCTGGGACGATCTCTCCCTGGTCGAGCAAGGCCACAGACATCGCGCTGATTTGTGGCTTGCAGGGGCTCGAGCGCCTGGAGCGCGGCATCGTCTACAGCCTGGAAGGTTCACTCTCAGAGGCCGAGGTCGCCGCGGTGGACGCGCTGCTCCACGACCGCATGACCCAGGTGGTGTTTGGCAGTGACCAGGAGCTGATCAGCCTGTTCGCGCATCAGCCCGCGAGCAGCTTCAATCGCTTTCCGGTGCGGGAGCAGGGGCGGAGCGCGCTGGTGCGCGCCAATCAGGAGCTTGGGCTCGCCCTGGCGGAAGACGAAATCGACTACCTGGTGAACGCGTTCGGCGAGCTGGGGCGTGACCCGAGCGACGTCGAGCTGATGATGTTCGCCCAGGCCAACAGCGAGCACTGTCGGCACAAGATCTTCAAGGCGGACTGGCTCATCGACGGCGCAGAGCAGCCGCACTCGCTCTTCGCGATGATCCAGAACACCTACAAAACCACGCCGGAGCACGTGCTCAGCGCCTACAGCGACAACGCGGCGGTGATGGAGGGCAGCCTCGGCGCGCGTTTCTTCGCGGATCCAATCAGCGCCGAGTACATCAGCGTCGAGGAACCCACCCACGTCTTGATGAAGGTCGAGACCCACAACCACCCCACCGCAATTTCTCCGTATCCCGGCGCTTCAACGGGATCGGGGGGAGAGATCCGCGATGAGGGGGCAACGGGCAGAGGCGCAAAGCCCAAAGCGGGACTGACCGGTTTCTCCGTGTCGAACCTGCGCATCCCCGGTTTCGAGCAGCCGTGGGAGGCGAGCGGCGTAGGCAAGCCAGAGCGCATCGTCGGCGCCCTCGACATCATGCTGGAAGGCCCGCTGGGCGGTGCTGGATTCAACAATGAGTTCGGCCGCCCGAACATCCTCGGCTACATGCGCAGCCTCGAGGTCGCGTTTCCCCACGTAAGCGGCCACAGCGAGGTGCGCGGCTACCACAAGCCGATCATGCTGGCGGGCGGCCTCGGTAACGTGCGTCCGGCGCATGTGCTGAAAGAGAAGATCCCCGAAGGCGCGCCGATCGTGGTGCTCGGAGGACCGGCCATGCTGATCGGCCTCGGCGGTGGCGCGGCCAGCAGCATGGCCTCCGGAAGTAGCCACGCCGACTTGGACTTCGCCTCCGTACAGCGCGACAACCCCGAGATGCAGCGTCGCTGCCAAGAGGTGATCGATCGCTGCTGGGCGCTCGGCGACGCGAACCCAATCCTCAGCATCCACGACGTCGGCGCGGGTGGCCTCTCCAACGCGCTGCCGGAGCTGGTGCACGACAGCGACCGCGGAGCAGACTTCGAGCTGCGTAAAGTCCCGAACGCCGAGCCCGGGCTCTCCCCCTTGGAGATTTGGTGCAACGAGGCGCAGGAGCGCTACGTGCTGGCGCTGGACCAGGCACGCCTGGAGGAGTTCGAGCGCATCGCCAAGCGTGAGCGCTGCCCCTACGCCATCGTTGGTGTCGCGACGCGCGAGGAGCGGCTCCTGCTCAGCGATGAGCGCTTCGACAACCGCCCCATCGACTTGCCCCTCGAGGTGCTTTTCGGCAAGCCGCCGAAGATGACTCGTGATGTTCAGCGACCGAAACCGCGCGGAACTAACTTTGAGCTCGGAGCCGTCAAGCTCGGGGAGGCTGCGCGCCGCGTGCTGGCGCTGCCCAGCGTGGCGGACAAGACATACCTCATCAGCATCGGGGATCGCACGGTGACCGGGCTGATCGCCCGCGATCAGATGGTTGGCCCGTATCAAGTGCCCGTTGCGGACTGCGCGCTCACGTTGCTCGACTACACGGGCTTTGCCGGTGAAGCCATGAGCATGGGGGAGCGCACGCCGGTTGCGCTCCTGGACGCCAAAGCTAGCGCGCGCATGGCGGTGGGTGAGGCGCTCACGAACTTGGCGGCGGCGCCGGTGGAGTCGCTCGGGCGCGTGAAGCTCAGCGCCAACTGGATGTGCGCGGCCGGGCACCCCGGTGAAGACACCGCGCTCTACGACGCCGTGCAAGCCGTGGGGCTCGAGCTGTGTCCCGCCCTCGGCTTGACCATTCCCGTAGGCAAAGACTCCATGAGCATGCGCACGCTGTGGAGCGAGGTTGATGGGGAGACGGGCGAACAGAGCCAAAAGAGCGTGACGTCGCCGCTGTCCCTCATCGTGTCGGCGTTTGCGCCGGTGAGCGATGTGCGCAAGCAGCTGACGCCGGAGCTGCGACTCGATCAGGGCGAAACGGCGCTCCTGCTCGTCGACCTGGGAGGTGGCGCGTGTCGCCTGGGCGGCTCCGCCCTGTGCCAGGTGTACGGTCACGTTGGGAGCGGCGCGCCGGACGTGGATGACGCGGCGAAGCTCAAGCATTTCTTTGCGGCAATTCAGGAGCTCAACTCCCAGGGCCTGCTCTTGGCCTACCACGACCGCAGTGACGGCGGCTTGTTCGTCACGCTGTGCGAGATGGCGTTCGCAGCAGGCTGTGGTGTCGATGTCTCTCTCGAGGCAGCGACGGCGAAGCTCAACGACGGCGATGCGGAGCAGCGAGCCTTGCGCGCGCTGTTCAACGAAGAGCTCGGCGCGGTGCTGCAGATCAAGAAGAGCGACGCGCTGGCCGTGGACGAAGTCTTCGAGCGCCACGGCCTCGGCAACGTGTGTCACGCCTTGGGGCAGCCCACCGCGGACAGCAAGCTGAGCTTCAAGCTCGACGGGCAAGTGCTGTTCAGCGCGCCTCGCCATGAGCTACGGCGCATCTGGTCGGAGACCAGCAGTCGCATGCAACAGCTGCGGGACAACGCCGACGTGGTGAAGTCGGAGCTCGAGCTGGTGAGCGCGGAGGCCCCGGCGCCGTTCAGCGCGCAGCTCAGCTTCGACCCGCTAGAAGACGTCGCGCGCGCGGTGTCTTCTGCCAGTGAGCGCCCGAGCGTGGCCATCCTGCGGGAGCAAGGCGTGAACGGCCAGGTGGAGATGGCCGCCGCCTTCGTGCGAGCGGGTTTCCGCGCGGTAGATGTGCATATGAGCGATGTGCTCGCCGGCAAGGTCGACTTCGATCAATTCCGCGGCCTCGCGGTGTGCGGCGGCTTCTCTTACGGCGATGTGCTCGGCGCTGGCGAGGGGTGGGCGAAGAGCATCCTGTTCAACGCCGGCGCACGCGAAGGCTTCACGCGCTTCTTTCAGCGTGAAGACACCTTCACCCTGGGTGTGTGTAACGGGTGCCAGATGTTGAGCAACCTGCGGGGCATCATCCCGGGAGCGGCGCACTTCCCGCGCTTCGTGAAGAACCTGGGCGAGCAGTTCGAGGCGCGCTTGAGCTTGGTACGGGTGGAAGAGTCGCCGTCCGTCTTGCTCAAGGGCATGGCTGGGAGCCGCATCCCGATCGCGGTCGCGCACGGCGAAGGGCGCGTCGAAGTGACGGACGCGGGCGCTTTGGAGGCGCTAGATAGCTCGGGCCTCGTCGGCCTGCGCTTCTGTACCCCGAGCGGTGATCAGGCGTCGCTGTATCCTCAGAACCCCAACGGATCACCCCGCGCAATCACGGGGCTCTGCAGTCGTGACGGCCGTGTGACGCTGATGATGCCGCACCCGGAGCGCGTCTTCCGTGGGGTGCAGCTCTCTTGGCGGCCACGGGAGTGGGACGCTGACGTGAGCCCGTGGCTGCGCCTGTTCCGCAACGCCCGTGCCTTCGTGGGGTGA
- a CDS encoding serine/threonine protein kinase, translating to MSEDRPGKRLAGKYELVTKMGEGGMAVVWRGLNHGSAGFAMPVAIKRVHPGFRGHYEVRQLFVEEARVGAGLRHPTIVQVHDFGEDEDGDLFLVTELVNGLHLGEWNKAFLAAKRPPPWQIVAAIAIEVLEALDAAHTRTDDSGESAAIYHRDLTPDNVLLDLSGVVKLADFGMARAMDRARMTQPDIVKGKLSYLAPEMVRGVDPSAQSDVFGLGIVMWEVLSGKRLFDAPTDVEVVELLRDARVPMLSMERPELPLAITQIVHRALEVDPTMRFASAREMMVALISALRILPEPVDRQILARSFQAAYDTVVKHRVELNYRVDPVHKAAGS from the coding sequence ATGTCCGAAGATCGCCCTGGAAAACGCCTTGCCGGCAAATACGAGCTCGTCACGAAGATGGGCGAAGGCGGCATGGCCGTCGTGTGGCGAGGCTTGAATCACGGCAGCGCAGGCTTCGCGATGCCCGTGGCGATCAAGCGCGTGCACCCGGGCTTTCGCGGGCACTACGAGGTACGCCAGCTGTTCGTGGAGGAGGCGCGGGTCGGCGCTGGCTTGCGTCACCCAACCATCGTCCAAGTCCACGACTTTGGCGAGGACGAGGATGGTGATCTGTTTCTCGTCACCGAGCTGGTGAACGGCTTGCACCTGGGCGAGTGGAACAAAGCCTTCCTCGCCGCGAAGCGACCGCCGCCGTGGCAGATCGTGGCGGCGATTGCCATCGAGGTGCTCGAGGCGCTGGACGCCGCGCACACCCGGACGGACGACAGTGGGGAGTCGGCGGCGATCTATCACCGGGATTTGACTCCGGATAACGTGCTGCTCGATCTCTCAGGCGTGGTGAAGCTGGCTGATTTCGGCATGGCGCGAGCGATGGATCGAGCGCGCATGACTCAGCCGGATATCGTCAAGGGCAAGCTCAGCTACCTGGCGCCGGAGATGGTGCGCGGCGTGGACCCCAGCGCCCAGAGCGACGTGTTCGGGCTCGGGATCGTGATGTGGGAAGTGCTGAGCGGTAAGCGTCTGTTCGACGCACCGACCGACGTCGAGGTGGTTGAGCTGCTCAGGGATGCGCGGGTGCCGATGCTCAGCATGGAGCGGCCGGAGCTGCCCCTTGCCATCACACAGATCGTGCACCGAGCGCTCGAGGTCGATCCCACGATGCGTTTTGCCTCAGCCCGGGAGATGATGGTCGCACTCATCTCTGCCTTGCGTATCCTCCCGGAACCAGTCGATCGGCAGATCCTTGCGCGTAGCTTCCAAGCGGCCTATGACACCGTGGTGAAGCATCGGGTGGAGCTCAACTACCGCGTGGATCCGGTGCACAAGGCAGCTGGCAGCTGA
- a CDS encoding phosphatase PAP2 family protein codes for MRRCCTWRLGSQVLLMALLCPAAAEAAGADPEPFQEPEHEHRLEWRYRRADVWEYSGTALVAGLYAAVEFGVPVKDEPGWTGGILFDDSARDAFRLKSRAGRQRAADWSDATTLLTQVQVVLDGVLTPVLGDSWNFDAAWQVSFINIQAMTLTGLFARAGHRFIGRRRPSVEECRKDPDYIEVCPVAENSGFPGGHTAAAFAAASLVCAHHGAFDWYGSELADDATCVLGLGLATASSFLRLSTDRHYLSDNIVGALLGAGIGYGLPNLLHYSHPLSVESGDGLARGGVLPLVTDTSLGVQGLGYF; via the coding sequence ATGAGGCGTTGTTGCACATGGCGTCTAGGGAGCCAGGTGCTCTTGATGGCGTTGCTCTGCCCAGCTGCGGCTGAGGCAGCAGGCGCGGACCCAGAGCCCTTTCAAGAGCCTGAGCACGAGCACCGTCTCGAGTGGCGCTACCGCCGCGCCGACGTGTGGGAGTATTCGGGGACTGCTCTGGTTGCCGGTCTGTATGCCGCCGTGGAGTTCGGCGTGCCGGTGAAGGATGAGCCCGGCTGGACCGGTGGTATTCTGTTCGACGACAGCGCGCGCGACGCGTTCCGCTTGAAGAGCCGCGCCGGGCGTCAACGCGCCGCGGACTGGAGCGACGCCACGACGTTGCTGACGCAGGTTCAGGTCGTGCTCGACGGCGTCCTCACGCCGGTGCTCGGCGACAGCTGGAACTTCGACGCGGCCTGGCAGGTGAGCTTCATCAACATCCAGGCCATGACGTTGACTGGTTTGTTCGCCCGCGCGGGTCACCGCTTCATTGGGCGTCGACGGCCGAGCGTCGAGGAATGCAGGAAGGATCCGGACTACATCGAAGTGTGTCCCGTCGCGGAGAACTCGGGGTTTCCCGGAGGACACACCGCGGCTGCATTTGCGGCGGCGAGCTTGGTGTGTGCGCACCACGGCGCGTTCGACTGGTATGGCTCGGAGCTCGCAGACGACGCGACCTGCGTACTCGGGCTTGGATTGGCGACGGCGAGCTCCTTCCTTCGCTTGTCGACGGATCGCCACTACCTATCCGACAACATCGTGGGTGCGTTGCTCGGCGCTGGCATTGGATACGGATTACCGAACCTGCTGCATTACTCGCATCCCCTCAGCGTCGAGAGCGGGGATGGTCTGGCGCGCGGCGGTGTGTTGCCGCTGGTGACCGACACTAGCCTCGGGGTGCAGGGCCTGGGGTACTTTTAG